A part of Neovison vison isolate M4711 chromosome 8, ASM_NN_V1, whole genome shotgun sequence genomic DNA contains:
- the GSS gene encoding glutathione synthetase, which produces MATGWGSLLQDEQQLEELARQAVDRALAEGVLLRTSREPSSSDVVSYAPFTLFPSLVPSTLLEQAYAVQMDFNALVDAVSQNAAFLEQTLSSTIKRDNFTAHLFDIHKQVLKEGIAQTVFLGLNRSDYMFQRNADGSAALKQIEINTISASFGGLASRTPAVHRHVLNVLSKTKEAAKILSNNPSKGLALGIAKAWELYGSAKALVLLIAQEKERNIFDQRAIENELLARNIHVIRRRFEDVSEKGSLDQDRRLFMDGQEVAVVYFRDGYMPSQYSPQNWEARLLLERSRAVKCPDIATQLAGTKKVQQELSRMGVLEMLLPGQPEAVARLRATFAGLYSLDMGEEGDQAIAEALAAPSQFVLKPQREGGGNNLYGEEMVQVLERLKDSEERASYILMEKIEPEPFGNCLLRPGSPVRVVQCISELGIFGVYVRQGKTLVMNKHVGHLLRTKAIEHADGGVAAGVAVLDNPYPV; this is translated from the exons ATGGCCACCGGCTGGGGGAGCCTCTTGCAAGATGAACAGCAGCTGGAGGAGCTGGCGCGGCAGGCTGTGGACCGGGCCCTGGCGGAGGGAGTGTTGCTGAGAACCTCACGGGAGCCCAGCTCCTCTGAT GTGGTAAGCTATGCCCCATTCACGCTCTTCCCCTCACTGGTCCCCAGTACCCTGCTGGAGCAGGCCTATGCCGTGCAGATGGACTTCAACGCGCTGGTGGATGCCGTCAGCCAGAATGCTGCCTTTCTGGAACAGACGCTCTCCAG CACCATCAAGAGGGACAACTTCACCGCTCATCTCTTCGACATCCACAAGCAAGTCCTGAAAGAGGGCATTGCCCAG ACTGTGTTCCTGGGCCTGAATCGTTCAGACTACATGTTCCAGCGCAATGCAGATGGCTCCGCAGCCCTGAAACAGATTGAAATCAACACCATCTCTGCCAGCTTTGGAGGCCTGGCCTCCCGCACCCCAGCTGTGCACCG ACATGTTCTCAATGTCCTGAGCAAGACCAAAGAAGCTGCCAAGATCCTCTCCAATAATCCCAGCAAGGGACTGGCCCTGGGGATCGCCAAAGCCTGGGAGCTCTACGGCTCAGCCAA ggctctggtGCTACTGATTGctcaagagaaggaaaggaacataTTTGACCAGCGTGCTATAGAGAATGAGCTACTAGCCAG GAATATCCATGTAATCCGTCGAAGGTTTGAAGATGTCTCTGAAAAGGGGTCTCTGGACCAAGACCGAAGGCTGTTTAT GGACGGCCAGGAAGTGGCTGTGGTTTACTTCCGGGATGGCTACATGCCGAGTCAGTACAGTCCACAG AACTGGGAAGCACGCTTGCTGCTGGAGAGATCACGTGCTGTCAAGTGCCCAGATATTGCCACCCAGCTGGCTGGGACGAAGAAGGTGCAGCAGGAGCTGAGCAGAATGGGCGTACTGGAGATGCTACTCCCTGGCCAGCCTGAGGCTGTGGCTCGCCTCCGAGCCACCTTTGCTGGCCTCTACTCACTGGACATG GGTGAAGAAGGGGACCAGGCCATTGCTGAGGCCCTTGCTGCCCCTAGCCAGTTCGTGCTAAAGCCCCAGAGAGAGGGCGGAG GTAACAACCTATACGGAGAGGAGATGGTACAGGTCCTGGAGCGGCTGAAGGACAGCGAGGAGAGGGCCTCCTACATCCTCATGGAAAAGATCGAACCTGAGCCTTTTGGAAACTGCCTGCTGCGGCCTGGCAGCCCTGTCCGAGTGGTCCAGTGCATCTCAGAGCTGGGCATCTTTGGGGTCTATGTCAG ACAGGGAAAGACACTTGTGATGAACAAGCACGTGGGACATCTGCTTCGAACCAAAGCCATCGAGCATGCAGATGGTGGTGTGGCAGCAGGAGTGGCAGTCCTGGACAATCCATACCCTGTGTGA